In one window of Comamonas testosteroni DNA:
- the cgtA gene encoding Obg family GTPase CgtA: MKFVDEAFIDIAAGDGGNGCVSFRHEKYKEFGGPDGGDGGRGGHVYAVADVNLNTLVDYRYSRRHEAKRGQHGMGSDMFGAAGDDITLNMPVGTIISDADTGEVLFELLEPGQVITIAKGGDGGFGNLRFKSAINRAPRQKTPGYPGERRNLKLELKVLADVGLLGMPNAGKSTFITAVSNARPKIADYPFTTLHPNLGVVRVAAEQSFVVADIPGLIEGASEGAGLGHQFLRHLQRTRLLLHIVDIAPFDEGVDPVEQARAIVAELKKYDAELYDKPRWLVLNKLDMVPAEERAAKVKDFVKRFKWKGPVYEISALTREGCEPLIRKIYEHVHNQQLAEQAPKEIDPRFAGGEDSALDMTDPRFASYDPE, from the coding sequence ATGAAGTTCGTTGACGAAGCTTTTATCGACATTGCAGCCGGTGACGGCGGCAATGGTTGCGTGTCTTTCCGGCACGAAAAATACAAGGAATTTGGCGGCCCCGACGGTGGCGACGGTGGCCGTGGCGGTCATGTGTACGCCGTGGCCGATGTGAACCTGAACACGCTGGTGGATTACCGCTATTCGCGTCGCCACGAGGCCAAGCGCGGTCAGCACGGCATGGGCTCCGACATGTTTGGTGCGGCCGGTGACGACATCACGCTGAACATGCCCGTGGGCACCATCATCAGCGATGCGGATACCGGCGAGGTGCTGTTCGAGCTGCTCGAGCCCGGCCAGGTCATCACCATCGCCAAGGGCGGTGACGGCGGTTTCGGCAATCTGCGTTTCAAGAGCGCCATCAACAGGGCGCCGCGCCAGAAGACTCCCGGCTATCCCGGCGAGCGCCGCAACCTGAAGCTGGAGCTCAAGGTGCTGGCCGATGTGGGCCTGCTGGGCATGCCCAATGCCGGAAAGTCCACTTTCATCACGGCCGTCTCCAACGCCCGCCCCAAGATTGCCGACTATCCCTTCACCACCTTGCATCCCAATCTGGGTGTGGTGCGCGTGGCCGCCGAGCAGAGCTTTGTGGTGGCCGACATCCCGGGTCTGATCGAGGGCGCCTCCGAAGGTGCTGGCCTGGGTCACCAGTTCCTGCGCCATCTGCAGCGCACACGTCTGTTGCTGCATATCGTGGACATTGCACCGTTCGACGAGGGCGTGGATCCGGTCGAGCAGGCCAGGGCCATCGTGGCCGAGCTCAAGAAGTACGACGCCGAGCTCTACGACAAGCCGCGCTGGCTGGTGCTCAACAAGCTGGACATGGTTCCCGCAGAGGAGCGTGCCGCCAAGGTCAAGGACTTCGTCAAGCGCTTCAAGTGGAAGGGCCCGGTCTACGAGATCTCGGCGCTGACCCGCGAAGGCTGCGAACCGCTGATCCGCAAGATCTACGAGCATGTGCACAACCAGCAACTGGCGGAGCAGGCTCCCAAGGAGATCGATCCTCGTTTTGCGGGAGGCGAGGATTCTGCTCTGGATATGACCGATCCGCGTTTCGCCTCTTACGATCCGGAATAA
- the proB gene encoding glutamate 5-kinase translates to MSSNVLRDARRIVVKVGSSLVTNEGRGLDEAAIEEWSRQLAALVNGEDGVKREVIMVSSGAIAEGMKRLGWATRPTEVHELQAAAAVGQMGLAQMYETKLRGEGVPSAQVLLTHADLADRERYLNARTTLLTLLQLGVVPVINENDTVVIDEIRFGDNDTLGALVANLVEADALVILTDQRGLYSADPRKNPDARFIDVAEAGNPELEAMAGGAGLSIGTGGMITKILAAKRAAGSGASTVIAWGREKDVLLRLTRGESIGTLLVANTHKMQARKQWIADHLQLRGSVTVDAGAVSKLRDEGKSLLPIGMIIVEGDFSRGEVIAVRDENGAEIARGLASYASAEARLLCRKSSSEIEALLGYSAGPEMMHRDNMVVAGH, encoded by the coding sequence ATGTCTTCCAATGTGCTGCGTGATGCCCGTCGCATCGTCGTCAAAGTCGGCTCCAGCCTGGTTACGAATGAAGGTCGTGGCCTGGATGAGGCCGCCATTGAAGAGTGGAGCCGCCAGTTGGCGGCATTGGTGAATGGTGAAGACGGCGTCAAGCGCGAAGTCATCATGGTCTCCAGCGGCGCCATTGCCGAAGGCATGAAGCGACTGGGCTGGGCCACGCGTCCGACCGAGGTGCATGAGTTGCAGGCCGCTGCTGCCGTCGGTCAGATGGGGCTGGCCCAGATGTACGAGACCAAGCTGCGCGGCGAAGGCGTGCCCAGTGCCCAGGTGCTGCTGACCCATGCGGATCTGGCCGATCGCGAGCGCTATCTGAACGCCCGCACCACGCTGCTGACACTGCTGCAACTGGGCGTGGTGCCCGTCATCAACGAGAACGACACGGTGGTGATCGACGAGATCCGCTTTGGCGATAACGACACCCTGGGCGCGCTGGTGGCCAATCTGGTCGAAGCCGATGCCCTGGTCATCCTGACCGATCAGCGCGGCCTCTACAGCGCCGATCCGCGCAAGAACCCCGATGCCAGGTTCATCGACGTGGCCGAAGCCGGCAACCCCGAGCTGGAAGCCATGGCCGGCGGAGCGGGCCTGTCCATCGGCACCGGCGGCATGATCACCAAGATCCTGGCGGCCAAGCGTGCAGCGGGCTCCGGTGCTTCCACCGTGATCGCCTGGGGACGTGAAAAAGACGTGCTGCTGCGCCTGACGCGTGGCGAGTCCATTGGCACGCTGCTGGTCGCCAACACGCACAAGATGCAGGCGCGCAAGCAGTGGATTGCCGACCATCTGCAGCTGCGTGGTTCGGTGACCGTGGATGCGGGTGCCGTCTCCAAGCTGCGTGATGAAGGCAAGAGCCTGCTGCCCATAGGCATGATCATCGTGGAGGGCGATTTCTCGCGCGGCGAAGTGATTGCAGTGCGTGATGAGAACGGCGCCGAGATCGCCCGTGGTCTGGCCAGCTATGCCAGCGCCGAGGCGCGGCTGCTGTGCCGCAAGAGCTCCTCGGAGATCGAAGCGCTGCTGGGCTACTCGGCCGGCCCCGAAATGATGCATCGCGACAATATGGTGGTGGCCGGACACTGA
- the rpmA gene encoding 50S ribosomal protein L27, which translates to MAQKKGGGSTRNGRDSKPKMLGVKAFGGELVTAGSIIVRQRGTKFHPGENVGVGKDHTLFALVDGHVSFGVKGALSKQTVNITAA; encoded by the coding sequence ATGGCACAGAAAAAAGGCGGCGGCTCTACGCGTAACGGACGTGATTCCAAGCCAAAAATGCTGGGCGTGAAGGCCTTTGGTGGCGAGCTGGTGACAGCTGGTTCCATCATCGTGCGTCAGCGCGGCACCAAGTTCCACCCCGGTGAGAACGTTGGCGTGGGCAAGGATCACACCCTGTTTGCACTGGTTGACGGCCACGTGTCGTTCGGTGTGAAGGGCGCTCTGTCCAAGCAAACAGTCAACATCACGGCTGCATAA